Proteins encoded in a region of the Nitrospira sp. genome:
- a CDS encoding type II toxin-antitoxin system Phd/YefM family antitoxin, producing the protein MPQVDEFVSVSEAKNKLLDLIRRMKHRQEVVAIPRDGVPPAVLLSMDQFEGLTETTKF; encoded by the coding sequence TTGCCGCAGGTCGATGAGTTCGTTTCTGTCAGTGAGGCCAAGAATAAGCTATTGGACTTGATCCGACGCATGAAGCACAGGCAGGAGGTTGTCGCCATTCCACGCGATGGCGTTCCTCCTGCTGTACTCTTGAGTATGGATCAGTTTGAGGGACTCACGGAGACGACGAAATTCTGA
- a CDS encoding peptidoglycan-binding protein: MTDNSRAASDQVLERGTNMVVRKEVLIMTWDFSFGPESFPWLTESELEDEVSRTDPDFVRWVQSSLNRVLGLRLAVDGIMGPATRSAVRSFQQRKGLAVDGIVGSHTEASLRALTGTLSLGSVPVSASVAPRSLVLPCGSLASLPCPDITNIHHFAEGKAVAEPSYQTKYDMAIEDLAMCIGAALRGFHAYGVIRIIGHASSEGPLQSNQELGQARASQVKADLRKALLSQGLPVGTWYGSPKVGAVLLEASSAGETNLLKRPERTESDRKLNRRVEIDLHGLMRCGPTEEPNPWTPVPSPFPRSKWGRSDFFLDINEEGVMHKLNCTCPKCQMTNELEWGEAELPGVGEVYGEVGFESLLSEAEEIELAAELLSLSSEEELDLFLGKFFKRIGSGLKKAGRFIGKKVLPALGKGLRAVAKVALPIAGKVAGSFIPIPGVGTAIGGAIGKAVSKALELEFSGVSAEDTELEMARRFVRMAATATQQAALSSPDADAEIVVNEAIVNAARKHLPHFRLRKSERSGMPGVAQQGRWIRRDRQIAVLES, encoded by the coding sequence ATGACGGATAACAGTCGTGCCGCCTCCGATCAGGTACTCGAACGCGGTACGAATATGGTGGTGAGAAAAGAGGTTCTTATCATGACATGGGATTTTTCATTTGGGCCGGAGTCTTTCCCTTGGCTCACTGAATCGGAATTGGAGGACGAGGTAAGCCGCACCGATCCCGACTTCGTCCGTTGGGTGCAGTCTTCCTTGAACCGGGTTCTAGGCCTTCGGCTGGCTGTAGACGGCATCATGGGACCGGCCACCCGTAGCGCGGTCCGGAGCTTCCAGCAGCGCAAGGGACTGGCAGTGGACGGGATCGTGGGGTCGCATACAGAAGCCAGTTTGAGGGCGCTCACGGGCACGCTATCGTTGGGCAGCGTGCCGGTAAGCGCCAGCGTTGCCCCACGCAGCCTGGTGTTACCTTGTGGGAGTCTGGCGTCATTGCCTTGCCCGGACATCACTAACATCCATCACTTCGCCGAAGGTAAGGCGGTCGCTGAGCCCAGCTACCAAACCAAGTACGATATGGCAATTGAGGATCTAGCGATGTGCATCGGCGCTGCGCTCCGTGGCTTCCATGCCTATGGCGTGATTCGCATCATCGGGCACGCCAGCAGTGAAGGCCCTCTGCAATCGAATCAAGAACTTGGACAGGCGCGCGCCAGCCAAGTCAAAGCCGATCTGCGAAAGGCACTACTGTCGCAAGGACTCCCGGTAGGAACGTGGTATGGGAGCCCTAAAGTCGGTGCGGTCCTATTAGAGGCGTCGAGTGCCGGCGAAACGAATTTGCTCAAGCGTCCCGAGCGCACTGAAAGCGACCGCAAGCTGAACCGTCGCGTAGAAATCGATCTTCACGGCCTGATGCGATGCGGCCCTACGGAAGAACCCAACCCCTGGACTCCTGTTCCAAGTCCTTTTCCGCGATCTAAATGGGGTCGGAGTGATTTTTTTCTCGACATAAACGAGGAGGGAGTCATGCACAAGTTGAATTGTACTTGCCCAAAGTGCCAAATGACGAACGAATTGGAATGGGGTGAAGCGGAATTGCCAGGCGTCGGAGAAGTTTACGGCGAAGTTGGCTTCGAAAGTCTCCTCAGTGAAGCAGAAGAGATCGAACTGGCGGCAGAACTCTTATCCCTGTCCAGCGAAGAAGAGCTGGATCTGTTTCTCGGCAAGTTCTTCAAACGCATAGGCAGCGGTCTCAAGAAAGCGGGTCGCTTCATCGGTAAAAAAGTGCTGCCCGCCCTTGGAAAAGGCCTACGAGCCGTCGCGAAGGTTGCACTTCCGATCGCAGGCAAAGTGGCGGGCTCCTTCATTCCGATTCCCGGAGTCGGCACCGCGATTGGCGGCGCTATCGGGAAGGCCGTCAGTAAGGCGCTCGAGCTCGAATTCAGCGGCGTAAGCGCGGAGGATACGGAACTTGAAATGGCCCGCCGCTTTGTTCGGATGGCGGCCACGGCGACCCAACAGGCCGCTTTGTCATCACCAGACGCCGATGCGGAAATCGTGGTGAACGAAGCAATCGTGAATGCGGCTCGGAAACATCTGCCTCATTTTCGTCTCAGGAAATCCGAGCGCTCCGGCATGCCCGGTGTGGCGCAACAGGGCCGATGGATCCGCCGTGACCGGCAAATCGCCGTGCTGGAGTCGTAA
- a CDS encoding peptidoglycan-binding protein has translation MRGGGPRSRPVRRPLRSPKRPLRPPPVRPKPPCLRPPCPPYSRGSVLWPVVEYSGLYREPYGAEPEPPTGSEHIRWVQDCLNQALGLQLPVTGLMGRETRSAVRSFQRRQGLRASGIVGPDTEEALKAACDGQREFSFEVEPFNAYRSFDAAMSHWDFEKDPRKRKAARAAKRRAWEERRKPGTGTEESMCPPQRHLKLQDRVNKICKNIPHSCDDVIGCKELRDRGRTAVSCAAARAAINQECYGGGNPGHREAQHSARRAANKCRDKYRERVQAGRCEGPVDFFFESLPGLAEVDGDLGFESPLSKAEEIELAAELLSVSSEEEVDQFLGKMFRGIGRGLKKVGRFIGKKVLPALGKGLKGLAKAALPIAGKVLGSFIPIPGVGTAIGSAIGTAVSKALELEFSGVSAEDTELEMARRFVRMAATATQQAAMSSPDVDAEIVVNEAIVSAARKHLPYFHPRKSERSGMPGTMQQGRWIRHGRQIVVLGA, from the coding sequence ATGCGCGGTGGCGGTCCGCGATCGCGACCCGTGAGACGCCCGTTGCGCTCTCCGAAGAGGCCATTGCGACCGCCTCCCGTACGTCCCAAACCACCATGCTTACGTCCACCGTGTCCTCCTTACAGTCGAGGTTCGGTACTTTGGCCGGTCGTTGAATATTCGGGTCTCTATCGCGAGCCCTATGGCGCCGAGCCAGAGCCTCCTACCGGCTCGGAGCATATTCGCTGGGTGCAGGACTGCTTGAACCAAGCCTTGGGGTTACAACTCCCAGTGACAGGTCTCATGGGCAGGGAAACCAGGAGCGCGGTGCGGAGCTTTCAGCGGCGGCAGGGACTGCGCGCGAGCGGGATCGTGGGGCCGGATACCGAGGAGGCGTTGAAGGCCGCTTGTGACGGACAACGCGAGTTCAGCTTTGAAGTAGAGCCGTTCAACGCTTATCGGAGCTTCGATGCGGCCATGTCCCACTGGGATTTCGAAAAAGACCCAAGAAAACGAAAAGCGGCGCGGGCTGCTAAACGGCGAGCATGGGAGGAAAGACGTAAACCCGGCACCGGTACCGAAGAGAGCATGTGCCCACCCCAACGTCATCTCAAACTTCAGGATCGTGTGAATAAAATTTGCAAAAACATCCCCCACAGTTGTGACGATGTGATCGGTTGCAAGGAGCTTCGTGACCGTGGTCGCACTGCCGTTTCTTGCGCTGCGGCGCGAGCGGCGATTAACCAAGAGTGTTATGGCGGAGGTAATCCAGGGCATCGCGAGGCGCAGCACAGTGCAAGAAGGGCGGCCAACAAGTGCCGGGACAAGTATCGCGAGCGCGTCCAGGCTGGTCGTTGCGAGGGTCCCGTGGACTTCTTTTTCGAGAGTTTGCCGGGCCTCGCTGAAGTTGACGGCGACCTGGGTTTCGAAAGTCCCTTGAGCAAAGCCGAAGAAATTGAACTGGCAGCCGAGCTCTTGTCTGTCTCCAGCGAGGAGGAGGTGGACCAATTTCTGGGGAAGATGTTCAGGGGAATAGGCAGAGGTCTCAAGAAGGTGGGGCGCTTCATCGGTAAAAAAGTGCTGCCAGCACTGGGCAAGGGGTTGAAGGGTCTCGCGAAGGCTGCGCTTCCGATCGCGGGCAAAGTGTTGGGCTCTTTTATTCCGATTCCAGGAGTCGGCACCGCAATCGGCAGCGCCATAGGGACGGCCGTGAGTAAGGCGCTCGAGCTCGAATTCAGCGGCGTGAGCGCGGAGGATACGGAACTTGAAATGGCGCGCCGCTTTGTCCGAATGGCGGCCACGGCGACTCAACAGGCCGCCATGTCATCCCCCGACGTCGACGCGGAAATCGTTGTGAATGAAGCAATCGTGAGCGCGGCTCGGAAACATTTGCCTTATTTCCATCCCAGGAAATCCGAGCGATCCGGCATGCCCGGTACGATGCAACAGGGCCGATGGATCCGGCATGGCCGGCAAATTGTTGTGCTGGGGGCGTAA
- a CDS encoding type II toxin-antitoxin system PemK/MazF family toxin: protein MAVVPTRPTRGDVYLIELDPTHGSEIRKTRPCLVISPDELNQHLRTVIVAPMTTGGQAYPWRVRCRFRDRVGFVAIDQLRTVDSDRFVRRVGRIAPHTLTAVLAVLQEMFSL from the coding sequence ATGGCGGTAGTGCCCACACGTCCTACCCGTGGCGATGTGTATCTGATTGAACTCGATCCCACCCACGGTAGTGAAATCAGAAAAACACGACCCTGCCTCGTTATTTCACCGGATGAGCTGAATCAGCATCTGAGGACTGTTATCGTGGCTCCAATGACCACAGGAGGTCAGGCCTATCCCTGGCGTGTGCGCTGTCGCTTCCGCGATCGGGTTGGGTTTGTCGCCATAGACCAACTACGCACCGTCGACAGCGATCGCTTCGTCAGACGAGTTGGGCGAATCGCTCCGCACACTCTCACAGCCGTCCTCGCGGTCTTACAGGAAATGTTCTCCTTATAG
- a CDS encoding AbrB/MazE/SpoVT family DNA-binding domain-containing protein has translation MKAHIVRIGNSRGIRLPKTLLQEAQLEDEVELQAEPGRILISKPSQPRAGWADAARRMREQGEDRLIDQPTPTQFDKKEWKWR, from the coding sequence ATGAAAGCGCACATCGTCAGAATCGGCAATTCCAGGGGTATCCGTCTCCCGAAAACATTACTCCAGGAAGCCCAGCTTGAGGATGAAGTAGAGCTCCAGGCCGAACCCGGCCGAATTCTCATATCAAAGCCGTCACAGCCACGAGCCGGTTGGGCCGACGCTGCCCGTCGCATGCGGGAACAGGGCGAAGATCGCCTCATCGACCAGCCGACGCCGACTCAATTCGATAAGAAAGAGTGGAAATGGCGGTAG
- a CDS encoding Ig-like domain-containing protein: MVLFTLGMTASVEAAVFDLSTSWRERDSPTGYTYVKICIVSGSSAFRQPPENIAVHSIPSLETVIGKVRDSLRTSWEQHSSIRFVGWENCGDLNPALKSEYVGLFIYSDIGNHSAIGKKAKGTTGLPGTSKVVDKNGKPVLDENGKEKTELNGPGGPQFAPFGNVNPCIEYNSKIAAYRYKFDCAREYGIHEFGHAIGFLHEWQHPLTPSTCAKPAPDSEEPLVAAAAVTTDAAASQGYLVPNKDFDFDSVMTYGDNCAHVTGTRFGSPAPDEYDRSAVRLAYPPVPLNDFDVGVIPDSNSACPVENRVTVYLDNEDDPTPTGGNQRAGWNGVIRSDRNTRLEFCRVDGRKFGRHQPPNVGAPTNTDYAVLKLGTMCPAGSQEIVREFDDENDLYNEDWMGGDLGQNQQFSDTESRTLLHFCWFRRDRSDGAVMSSFPQLGFDYGVIGVTYNAVRSGWIYIDDENDKNHDSFRDASGFFLSDSDIRALSPLMNGDINTTIQLALVKQERAPTAADQSVLADGIAQGNLLNGASDPDGDAVKLDMEYEDADPMTKYLRPAHGTLEVNETGGFVYTPDDGYTGTDTFAFRVTDGYMRSTLATVSISIPPAPILTIALDAQPASSLTFNASNGETFTLVNGKSRDVTFKAKQDAIVTAPVPAGWYLANIACTENSGAIVDLVAGQVQIGVHAAQRLSCTYQLRQYGSFDAFVYRDRNANGRYDNTKDKPLAGWSVQLFDEFNILLDEKATNAEGKVHFTLLQQRQYKVCEVLKPGWRNSDPGSTAGQSCKIMNVGGGAQPPIRFGNVKR, translated from the coding sequence ATGGTGCTGTTCACTCTTGGCATGACGGCTTCTGTCGAGGCAGCCGTTTTCGATCTCAGTACATCGTGGAGAGAGCGAGACTCGCCAACTGGATACACCTATGTGAAGATCTGTATCGTGTCGGGCAGCAGCGCCTTTCGCCAACCGCCCGAGAATATCGCGGTGCACTCAATCCCATCCCTCGAGACAGTGATAGGCAAAGTTCGCGATTCACTACGGACGAGTTGGGAGCAGCACTCCTCGATTCGTTTCGTCGGATGGGAAAACTGCGGCGACCTAAACCCCGCCCTCAAAAGTGAATACGTGGGGCTTTTTATATACTCCGACATAGGTAACCATAGTGCAATCGGGAAAAAGGCCAAAGGGACAACAGGCTTACCCGGAACAAGCAAGGTGGTAGACAAGAACGGAAAGCCGGTGTTAGACGAGAACGGAAAGGAGAAGACAGAGCTTAACGGTCCTGGTGGACCACAATTTGCGCCGTTTGGAAATGTCAACCCCTGTATCGAATATAATTCGAAGATCGCGGCTTACAGGTATAAATTTGATTGCGCTAGAGAATACGGCATCCACGAGTTTGGTCACGCCATCGGCTTTCTGCACGAATGGCAACATCCCCTGACTCCCTCGACTTGTGCCAAGCCAGCGCCAGATAGTGAAGAACCGCTAGTTGCCGCTGCTGCTGTGACAACCGATGCGGCTGCCAGCCAGGGATACCTCGTTCCGAACAAGGACTTTGATTTCGATTCCGTGATGACCTACGGCGACAATTGTGCGCATGTCACCGGCACTCGCTTCGGCAGCCCCGCGCCGGATGAATACGATCGGAGCGCCGTGAGGCTTGCATACCCCCCAGTGCCGTTAAACGACTTTGATGTAGGCGTGATCCCCGATAGCAATAGCGCTTGCCCTGTTGAGAATAGAGTGACGGTCTATTTGGACAACGAAGACGATCCGACACCCACCGGAGGGAATCAACGCGCCGGCTGGAATGGCGTCATCCGCTCCGACCGGAACACCCGTTTGGAATTTTGTCGCGTGGATGGCAGAAAGTTCGGCAGACATCAGCCCCCGAACGTGGGAGCCCCAACGAACACCGATTATGCCGTGTTGAAACTCGGTACAATGTGCCCCGCGGGGTCTCAGGAAATCGTTCGCGAGTTCGATGACGAGAACGATCTCTACAACGAGGACTGGATGGGCGGCGATTTGGGTCAGAACCAACAGTTCAGCGACACCGAATCCCGCACGCTCTTACATTTTTGCTGGTTTCGACGAGACCGATCGGACGGCGCTGTCATGTCAAGCTTTCCCCAGCTTGGTTTCGACTATGGGGTCATCGGGGTAACGTACAATGCGGTGAGATCAGGATGGATCTATATCGATGACGAAAACGATAAGAACCACGACAGTTTCAGAGATGCTTCAGGGTTTTTTCTAAGCGACAGTGACATCAGGGCGCTATCGCCTCTGATGAATGGTGACATCAATACCACGATCCAACTGGCGCTCGTGAAGCAGGAGCGCGCACCTACCGCGGCCGACCAATCCGTCCTAGCCGACGGCATCGCTCAAGGGAATCTCCTGAACGGCGCGAGTGATCCCGATGGAGACGCCGTAAAACTTGACATGGAGTACGAGGATGCGGACCCTATGACCAAGTATCTAAGGCCCGCACACGGTACGCTTGAGGTAAACGAAACTGGCGGATTCGTGTATACACCAGACGACGGATATACTGGAACAGACACATTCGCATTCCGGGTCACCGATGGCTACATGCGATCCACCCTGGCCACCGTCAGCATCTCGATTCCTCCCGCCCCGATCCTCACCATCGCCTTAGATGCGCAGCCCGCCAGTTCGCTAACCTTCAACGCCAGCAACGGAGAAACCTTTACGCTGGTCAATGGCAAGAGCAGGGACGTTACTTTTAAAGCTAAGCAGGATGCCATAGTGACTGCTCCGGTACCCGCCGGTTGGTACCTGGCGAATATTGCGTGTACGGAAAACTCTGGAGCGATCGTGGACCTTGTAGCCGGTCAGGTGCAAATAGGTGTTCATGCAGCGCAACGCCTCTCGTGTACTTACCAGCTGCGCCAATATGGATCCTTTGATGCGTTCGTGTACCGCGACCGCAATGCCAACGGCCGTTACGACAACACGAAGGATAAGCCTTTGGCGGGTTGGTCTGTACAGCTTTTTGACGAATTTAATATTCTGCTGGACGAAAAGGCCACCAATGCCGAGGGTAAGGTTCACTTCACGTTACTGCAGCAGCGCCAGTACAAGGTTTGCGAGGTATTGAAACCGGGTTGGCGCAATAGCGACCCTGGGTCGACAGCCGGACAAAGTTGCAAGATCATGAACGTTGGAGGCGGCGCGCAACCACCAATCCGATTCGGCAATGTCAAACGCTAG
- a CDS encoding amidohydrolase family protein encodes MIIDAHCHAGTGDGLMGPWDTRAPLEKYMRRAARAGIDHTVLFAAFHSDYRQANREVARMVVGRPDCYYGFAFVHPERDRGQIHSMVHEAVHRFGFVGIKVHRHDGRITREICEAARAFRLPVLYDVMGEVSVCELLAQEYPDVNFIIPHLGSFADDWRAQLALIDHLVRHPNIYADTAGVRRFDLLEQAVKRAGARKILFGSDGPWLHPALELVKIHALELPKPAERLILSGNFLKLISSVRRQAVKPSGQSPGRTRRTAALPADSGEVRDPWASDQIACC; translated from the coding sequence ATGATCATCGACGCCCACTGTCATGCCGGTACCGGTGACGGTTTAATGGGTCCGTGGGATACTCGCGCGCCGCTGGAAAAGTATATGCGGAGGGCCGCGCGAGCGGGAATCGACCACACCGTACTATTCGCGGCCTTCCATTCCGACTACCGGCAAGCGAATCGTGAGGTGGCTCGCATGGTCGTCGGCCGTCCCGATTGCTATTACGGCTTCGCATTCGTCCATCCGGAGCGGGATCGTGGACAGATCCATTCAATGGTCCATGAGGCGGTGCATCGGTTCGGATTTGTGGGGATCAAAGTCCACCGCCATGACGGACGGATCACGCGCGAAATTTGCGAAGCGGCTCGCGCATTCCGGCTTCCCGTGCTCTACGATGTGATGGGAGAAGTATCTGTCTGCGAGCTTCTGGCCCAGGAGTATCCGGATGTGAATTTCATCATTCCACATCTTGGCAGCTTCGCCGACGACTGGCGCGCCCAGCTCGCCTTGATCGATCACCTGGTCCGGCACCCCAACATCTATGCCGACACGGCCGGCGTGCGGCGGTTTGATTTGCTCGAGCAAGCCGTGAAACGAGCGGGAGCGCGAAAGATCCTGTTCGGCTCCGACGGGCCGTGGCTCCATCCCGCCTTGGAGCTCGTCAAGATCCATGCGTTGGAATTGCCCAAGCCTGCGGAACGTCTCATCTTGAGCGGGAATTTTCTCAAGCTCATCTCCTCAGTCCGCCGACAGGCCGTGAAACCGTCCGGGCAATCGCCCGGCAGGACGCGTCGAACGGCTGCCCTGCCGGCCGACTCCGGGGAAGTGCGTGATCCATGGGCCAGCGATCAAATCGCCTGCTGCTGA
- a CDS encoding peptidoglycan-binding domain-containing protein, which translates to MRSSSLAFEPEPFRWPLLPEWESEVSRSSPDYICWVQSSLNRILGLRLVVDGIVGPKTRSAIRMFQQRQYGLKVDGIVGPMTEHALILAGASSPPSGAGPPDSRPTALQAARFQATPPFVGAPLVNVAVAPFVADREYSGLSAVTEYLREHPNVREDMFAEFPAATIPHLPTIEVVANHIERSDYQAQITLRWDPNSDIIFDTVQPDTRQVTTQVFLGMTFGEHERIYHAEYLRQIMTSDFINNMLAGTLRLTARAQDQVTRTTQPADFAGPVIAFRPIRVPATFNVVLQGGPNPALAGERIKAELDRTLLPYIINGAMKYATTLMSHGPQYDVPGETPYSIEAGNYRVANPPPPPVINRRL; encoded by the coding sequence ATGAGGTCGTCGTCGTTAGCCTTCGAACCAGAGCCTTTTCGCTGGCCCCTTTTGCCGGAATGGGAAAGCGAAGTCAGCCGCAGCAGCCCAGATTACATTTGCTGGGTACAATCCTCCCTGAACAGGATTCTGGGCCTGCGGCTGGTCGTGGACGGCATCGTCGGTCCAAAGACCCGAAGCGCCATTAGAATGTTCCAACAACGGCAATATGGGCTGAAGGTCGATGGCATTGTCGGCCCCATGACCGAGCACGCACTCATACTCGCTGGTGCAAGCAGCCCCCCAAGCGGGGCCGGACCGCCGGACTCGAGGCCTACCGCTCTACAGGCTGCCCGGTTTCAAGCCACACCGCCATTTGTTGGCGCTCCGTTGGTGAACGTGGCAGTCGCACCGTTCGTGGCGGACAGAGAGTATTCAGGTTTGTCGGCGGTCACGGAATACCTACGCGAACACCCCAACGTGCGCGAGGATATGTTCGCAGAATTTCCCGCTGCGACCATTCCGCACCTTCCTACAATAGAGGTTGTCGCAAACCACATCGAACGATCGGACTACCAGGCACAGATCACGCTGCGTTGGGATCCGAATTCGGACATCATTTTTGATACTGTTCAACCCGATACAAGGCAGGTTACCACCCAAGTTTTCTTGGGCATGACTTTCGGGGAGCATGAACGCATTTATCACGCGGAATACTTACGCCAGATAATGACGAGCGACTTTATTAACAACATGTTGGCCGGTACGTTGCGCCTAACTGCGCGCGCCCAAGATCAGGTGACCAGGACAACGCAGCCCGCTGATTTTGCCGGCCCAGTTATTGCGTTTCGACCGATCAGAGTCCCGGCCACGTTCAATGTCGTACTTCAGGGCGGTCCAAACCCCGCCCTTGCAGGTGAGAGGATCAAGGCCGAACTAGACAGGACCCTGTTGCCGTACATCATCAATGGGGCAATGAAGTATGCCACGACGCTCATGAGCCATGGTCCACAGTACGATGTGCCGGGTGAAACGCCGTATTCCATCGAGGCCGGGAACTATCGCGTTGCTAACCCTCCTCCTCCGCCCGTAATTAATAGGCGCCTATGA
- a CDS encoding sigma 54-interacting transcriptional regulator → MRVWFRIFSGGQVVHNFHDVFHRAGIELYTPDQPSSGPGLAIFQDIDHGLREFLQEARQAGIARIIAISLPAADVLGPAAWRLLQDGVCDVLSWDHPDRTACAVAARLARWQIIDTLVTSPEVQNTLIGQSRAALSVLRQLVEAAYFTDSTILLMGESGTGKELAARLIHSLDQRANKGDLVVLDCTTVVPELSGSEFFGHERGAFTGAITARDGAFALANGGTLFLDEVGDLPLGLQGQLLRVIQERCYKRVGGNTWHRTDFRLICATNRDLRQDIGQGRFRSDLYYRIAGDLFTIPPLRHRTEDILPLARQFMSACISDSDPPEFDEAVREYFMLRDYPGNVRDLKQLVARIMRRYVGSGPITAGCLPEEERPECGADPLQWCNEDFERCIRCAIARGIGLKDIGRTAENVAVRIAVADEQGNLQRAAARLRVTDRALQLRQAAARPSEGQTRS, encoded by the coding sequence ATGCGGGTGTGGTTTCGCATTTTCAGCGGCGGGCAAGTCGTACATAATTTTCATGATGTATTTCATCGAGCAGGGATTGAACTCTACACCCCTGATCAGCCTTCCTCTGGACCAGGACTCGCGATATTCCAAGACATTGACCATGGTTTGAGAGAGTTTCTGCAGGAGGCGAGGCAAGCCGGTATTGCCAGAATCATTGCGATCAGCCTTCCGGCTGCAGATGTATTGGGTCCAGCCGCATGGAGACTGTTACAGGACGGGGTGTGCGATGTCCTGAGTTGGGATCATCCAGATCGCACCGCATGTGCGGTGGCGGCGCGATTGGCGCGTTGGCAAATCATTGACACACTGGTCACCTCACCGGAAGTGCAAAACACGTTGATTGGACAAAGTCGGGCGGCGTTGTCGGTGCTGCGGCAACTCGTGGAAGCGGCATATTTCACTGATTCGACCATCCTCCTGATGGGAGAAAGCGGCACTGGAAAGGAATTGGCGGCCCGCCTCATTCACTCTCTCGACCAGCGCGCGAACAAAGGCGACCTGGTCGTGCTCGATTGCACCACGGTCGTCCCCGAGCTATCAGGCAGCGAATTTTTTGGTCACGAGCGAGGAGCGTTCACCGGGGCGATCACCGCGCGGGACGGGGCCTTTGCATTGGCCAATGGCGGCACCTTGTTTCTTGACGAAGTAGGCGACCTCCCTCTGGGCTTACAAGGGCAGCTGCTTCGTGTGATTCAAGAACGATGCTATAAACGGGTCGGAGGGAATACCTGGCATCGCACGGACTTTCGCCTGATTTGCGCGACGAACCGAGACTTGAGGCAAGACATAGGGCAAGGTCGCTTTCGCAGCGACCTCTATTATCGAATCGCCGGGGACCTGTTCACCATTCCCCCGCTGCGCCACCGGACCGAGGACATACTTCCTCTGGCTCGGCAGTTCATGAGCGCTTGTATTTCTGACAGTGACCCACCCGAATTTGACGAGGCCGTCAGAGAGTATTTCATGCTCCGGGACTATCCGGGCAATGTACGCGACTTGAAGCAATTGGTCGCGAGGATCATGAGACGATATGTGGGATCCGGCCCAATTACGGCCGGCTGCCTTCCAGAAGAGGAACGACCGGAGTGCGGCGCAGATCCGTTGCAATGGTGCAACGAGGATTTCGAACGATGCATCCGTTGCGCCATTGCCAGGGGAATTGGGCTCAAGGACATCGGACGTACCGCTGAAAATGTCGCTGTGCGTATTGCGGTAGCGGACGAACAGGGAAATCTGCAACGAGCCGCGGCGCGCTTACGGGTGACGGATCGCGCACTCCAACTGCGTCAGGCTGCAGCCCGTCCGTCTGAGGGGCAAACACGATCATGA
- a CDS encoding YgiT-type zinc finger protein, with amino-acid sequence MDKKPNSKKTKTISGKVCPECGNTMRRGRTTLHFERGGFYADVENVNAMLCGRCGTRSIPGQTALKISDAVDRLFRAGKDLDMTGISFHKLAS; translated from the coding sequence ATGGATAAAAAGCCAAATTCGAAAAAAACGAAAACGATAAGCGGCAAGGTGTGTCCGGAGTGCGGGAACACCATGCGCCGTGGACGGACCACATTGCACTTTGAGCGCGGCGGGTTCTACGCCGATGTAGAAAATGTCAACGCGATGCTCTGCGGACGTTGCGGAACGAGAAGCATACCAGGCCAGACGGCCCTCAAGATCAGCGATGCAGTCGACCGGCTGTTTCGTGCCGGCAAAGACCTCGACATGACCGGCATTTCATTTCACAAGCTCGCCAGTTGA
- a CDS encoding uracil-DNA glycosylase: protein MELTPLQDLAQSLVNCERCKLAKLGRSQVVFGVGNPHASIMFVGEAPGFNEDQKGEPFVGAAGKLLNDLLNSAGLSRDQIYIANVIKCRPPNNRDPEQDEVETCKPFLMQQIQLIRPKLVCTLGNWATQALLERKVGITKVKAQAFYMKNFVIFPLLHPAAALHQGNLLETLKEDFKKLKEFLDRHSKPAEPTTAAPTPTAPVLNIESPQPTQMDLFG, encoded by the coding sequence ATGGAGCTCACTCCTCTCCAAGACCTCGCTCAATCCCTCGTCAACTGCGAGCGCTGCAAACTGGCCAAGTTGGGACGCAGCCAAGTCGTGTTTGGCGTCGGGAATCCTCATGCCAGTATCATGTTTGTCGGGGAAGCGCCAGGTTTCAATGAAGATCAGAAGGGCGAGCCATTTGTGGGGGCAGCTGGGAAACTCTTGAACGACCTTCTGAATTCGGCAGGTCTCTCGCGCGATCAAATCTACATCGCAAACGTCATCAAGTGCCGCCCGCCGAACAACCGCGACCCGGAGCAAGACGAAGTGGAAACCTGCAAGCCGTTCTTGATGCAGCAGATACAACTGATCCGTCCGAAACTCGTCTGCACCTTGGGGAACTGGGCCACTCAGGCACTATTGGAACGCAAAGTCGGAATCACCAAGGTAAAGGCACAAGCCTTCTACATGAAGAATTTCGTCATCTTCCCACTGCTGCACCCAGCAGCCGCTCTCCATCAGGGCAACCTTCTTGAAACGCTCAAAGAGGATTTCAAGAAACTGAAAGAATTTCTTGACCGCCACTCCAAACCGGCTGAGCCAACCACCGCAGCTCCCACCCCAACCGCGCCGGTCCTGAATATTGAATCCCCCCAGCCGACGCAGATGGATCTGTTCGGGTAA